From a single Rutidosis leptorrhynchoides isolate AG116_Rl617_1_P2 chromosome 5, CSIRO_AGI_Rlap_v1, whole genome shotgun sequence genomic region:
- the LOC139848541 gene encoding uncharacterized protein, whose product MKILSFNIRDFKKDEKSKNKINWFRNLRLKELPDVVALQESKCNEVSDAWMERVWGSEEFGFIQKPKVGKSGDMFLIWDANVFTVDQAVEEIFGSSQAVRCKWKGYDTDTIITNVYGPHNDEGKKELWDSLEILMSYKDAGWVICGDFNEVRIESERLNSLFIERRAAMFNNFIEKMQLVEIPLLGKNFTRFSDDGVKLSKLDRFLVSEDFLDSWGDMSAIALDRGTSDHCPILMRNKNLDFGPKPFRIFDAWFENEEV is encoded by the exons ATGAAGATTCTATCTTTCAATATTCGTGACTTCAAAAAGGATGAAAAATCCAAAAATAAGATCAATTGGTTCAGGAACTTGCGTCTAAAAGAACTGCCTGATGTAGTAGCACTACAAGAATCAAAGTGTAATGAAGTTTCAGATGCATGGATGGAACGAGTTTGGGGTTCAGAAGAATTTGGCTTCATTCAAAAACCAAAGGTAGGTAAATCCGGAGACATGTTTTTAATTTGGGATGCAAATGTTTTCACGGTCGATCAAGCAGTCGAAG aaattttcgggtcatcacaagcaGTCAGATGTAAATGGAAAGGATACGATACCGACACCATAATCACAAATGTTTACGGGCCACATAATGATGAAGGAAAGAAAGAACTTTGGGATAGCCTCGAGATCTTAATGTCATATAAAGATGCCGGATGGGTGATCTGTGGAGACTTTAACGAAGTAAGAATAGAGTCGGAAAGATTGAACAGTTTGTTTATAGAACGAAGGGCTGCCATGTTCAATAACTTTATCGAAAAAATGCAACTAGTAGAAATCCCTCTACTGGGCAAGAATTTTACTCGTTTCAGTGATGATGGTGTAAAGCTAAGCAAGTTAGATCGCTTCTTAGTATCGGAAGATTTCCTCGACTCTTGGGGCGATATGTCAGCCATAGCTCTCGATAGAGGAACATCGGATCACTGTCCGATCTTGATGCGAAACAAGAACCTCGATTTTGGCCCAAAACCCTTTCGAATTTTTGATGCTTGGTTTGAAAACGAGGAAGTGTAA